One Etheostoma cragini isolate CJK2018 chromosome 18, CSU_Ecrag_1.0, whole genome shotgun sequence DNA window includes the following coding sequences:
- the LOC117961500 gene encoding vesicular inhibitory amino acid transporter-like — protein sequence MGSLRWARSSWQPWSSAGSLWGRALSRLHLDWTTRLFQEDEEMLILTHSDELNRTYGENNITSKNNRSCDDTTRNSTLFGSNSLSPTEQYNPSIPGCTSTLLQQSPAFKETRATVISTGPRTITITSAVSAEDSVWFKNNKSYGKQRRSSEMRADKTGNNVEENPSFNQNQRDKRGSHRLFRGNMQKQRRSEDVEKKKKGEETVEETSPVCASREEERGRMSLANPVQSPRTGLKPTLTITAWEAGWNVTNAIQGIFVLGLPFALVQSGYLGLVLLVLSAWVCNHTGSILVDCLYEEEQSEGLVSRVRVRHSYQDVVEACCKGLWPHWPGLGGWMVNVSQVIELLMTCTLYLVVSTGLLSDSLSGMAVPRSVCSLVSLMFLLPCLLLTDLRPVSTLSLLCSLAHILISLLVMLYCLSRASSWSWSTLSLSVDPENFLVSVGVIIFSYTSQIFLPPLEGSMEDRGQFNAMLGWTHGSACIMKTLFSLLAVLTWGAETSEVITDNLPSDLRPLVNLCLLAKALLSYPLPFYSAAEILQTCLLGDVPSNSKHVGRGVSRPALLVRTALLMTSYLLALLVPSFSLLMGLTGSVTGAAMTLILPCLFHLRLQWGRLTVRDLLIDVCILCLGVICSVSGVICSVKRLVRAL from the exons ATGGGCTCTCTTCGCTGGGCTCGGAGCTCTTGGCAGCCCTGGAGCAGTGCTGGGTCTCTGTGGGGCCGGGCACTATCGAGGCTACACCTAGACTGGACAACAAG GTTGTTTCAGGAGGATGAAGAGATGCTGATTCTGACCCACAGCGATGAATTGAACAGGACCTATGGTGAGAACAACAttacaagcaaaaacaacagaagctgTGATGACACCACAAGAAACAGCACATTATTTGGAAGCAATAGCCTATCTCCAACTGAACAATATAATCCCAGTATCCCAGGATGCACCAGCACATTGTTGCAGCAGAGTCCAGCTTTTAAAGAAACCAGAGCTACTGTAATCTCCACTGGACCCAGAACCATCACCATAACTTCAGCGGTTTCTGCTGAAGACTCTGTTTGgttcaaaaacaacaagagtTATGGCAAACAAAGAAGATCCTCAGAGATGCGTGctgacaaaacaggaaacaatgtTGAGGAGAACCCGAGTTTCAACCAGAACCAGAGGGACAAGAGAGGCTCCCACAGGCTGTTTAGAGGGAATATGCAAAAACAGAGACGTTCTGAGgatgtagagaaaaaaaagaaaggagaggaaactGTGGAGGAAACTTCTCCAGTCTGTgccagcagagaagaagagagaggaaggatgaGTTTGGCTAATCCAGTTCAGAGCCCCAGAACTGGTCTTAAACCTACTCTCACCATCACCGCCTGGGAGGCTGGCTGGAATGTCACAAATGCTATACAG GGTATCTTTGTGTTGGGTTTACCTTTTGCTCTGGTCCAGTCGGGTTACCTGGGTCTAGTTCTGCTGGTTCTGTCAGCCTGGGTGTGTAACCACACAGGGAGCATCCTGGTGGACTGTCTATATGAAGAGGAACAAAG TGAAGGCTTGGTGTCAAGGGTCCGAGTCCGACACAGCTACCAGGACGTAGTGGAGGCCTGCTGCAAAGGACTGTGGCCCCACTGGCCTGGACTGGGAGGGTGGATGGTAAATGTATCTCag GTCATTGAACTGTTAATGACGTGCACCTTGTATTTGGTTGTCTCCACCGGTCTGTTGTCTGACAGTCTATCAGGGATGGCTGTTCCTCGATCAGTGTGTTCTCTGGTGTCTCTGATGTTCCTGCTGCCCTGCCTGCTGCTGACTGATCTCAGACCAGTCTCCACCCTCAGCCTGCTGTGCTCCCTGGCTCACATACTGATCAG TCTGCTGGTCATGCTGTACTGTCTGAGTCGAGCCAGCAGCTGGTCCTGGTCCACTTTGTCTCTGTCGGTGGACCCGGAGAACTTCCTTGTCTCTGTGGGCGTCATCATCTTTTCCTACACCTCTCAGatcttcctccctcctctaGAGGGCAGTATGGAGGACAGAGGGCAGTTCAATGCCATGCTGGGGTGGACCCATGGTTCTGCTTGCATCATGAAAACTCTGTTTTCTTTACTG GCCGTATTAACATGGGGCGCAGAGACCAGTGAGGTCATCACAGACAACCTACCCTCTGACCTCCGACCTCTCGTCAACCTGTGTCTGCTGGCTAAAGCCCTGCTGTCCTACCCTCTGCCATTCTACTCTGCTGCTGAAATACTACAAACCTGTCTGCTTGGAG ATGTCCCTTCAAACTCCAAACATGTCGGTCGAGGTGTGTCACGTCCGGCCCTGTTGGTCCGCACCGCCTTGCTGATGACATCATACCTACTGGCCCTGCTAGTCCCCAGCTTCTCCTTGTTGATGGGTTTGACAGGCAGTGTTACCGGGGCAGCCATGACACTCATACTGCCGTGCCTGTTTCACCTCAGACTGCAGTGGGGTCGCCTCACTGTGAGGGACCTACTCATAGATGTGTGTATACTGTGTCTTGGGGTCATCTGTAGTGTGTCTGGTGTGATTTGTTCAGTGAAAAGACTGGTGAGAGCACTGtag